A part of Aegilops tauschii subsp. strangulata cultivar AL8/78 chromosome 2, Aet v6.0, whole genome shotgun sequence genomic DNA contains:
- the LOC109741237 gene encoding methylesterase 3-like, with the protein MSSSSVPAAAVATSTRLILVHGTGHGGWCWYKVATLLRAAGHRVDAPDLVACGTDARRLRDAPTFEDYTRPLLDALRDLPDGERAVLVGHSFGGMSVALAAEEFPDKVAAAVFLTAFMPDCDGPRTRVIEKVLASDWMDSVIDEEHAPPSVFLGPELVRQKLYQLSPEEDYTLCQSLARVSSYYVADQQQRPPFSAARYGAVTKVYVVAKQDLAMVEEYQRQMIAGIPVAEVREMADADHMVMFSAPEELAGHLADIANTYT; encoded by the coding sequence ATGTCTTCTTCCTCTGTGCCAGCGGCTGCCGTGGCGACGTCGACCCGCCTCATCCTGGTGCACGGCACGGGCcacggcgggtggtgctggtacAAGGTCGCCACCCTGCTCCGTGCCGCGGGGCACCGCGTGGACGCGCCGGACCTCGTGGCGTGCGGCACCGACGCGCGCCGGCTGCGCGACGCGCCCACCTTCGAGGACTACACGCGCCCCCTGCTCGACGCGCTCCGGGACCTCCCGGACGGCGAGCGGGCGGTGCTCGTGGGCCACAGCTTCGGCGGCATGAGCGTCGCGCTCGCCGCCGAGGAGTTCCCCGACAAGGTCGCGGCTGCCGTGTTCCTCACCGCCTTCATGCCGGACTGCGACGGCCCGCGCACCCGTGTCATCGAGAAGGTTCTCGCGTCCGACTGGATGGACAGTGTTATCGACGAGGAGCACGCCCCACCGTCGGTGTTTCTCGGGCCCGAGCTCGTGCGCCAGAAGCTCTACCAGCTGAGCCCGGAGGAGGACTACACGCTGTGCCAGAGCCTGGCGCGGGTGAGCTCCTACTACGTGGCCGACCAGCAGCAGAGGCCGCCGTTCAGCGCTGCCCGGTACGGCGCGGTGACCAAGGTCTACGTGGTCGCCAAGCAGGACCTGGCCATGGTCGAGGAGTACCAAAGGCAGATGATCGCAGGCATCCCCGTGGCTGAGGTGAGGGAGATGGCTGACGCCGACCACATGGTCATGTTCTCTGCGCCGGAGGAACTGGCGGGCCACCTCGCCGACATCGCAAACACCTACACTTAA